One segment of Lytechinus pictus isolate F3 Inbred chromosome 13, Lp3.0, whole genome shotgun sequence DNA contains the following:
- the LOC135156299 gene encoding uncharacterized protein LOC135156299 — translation MSGSSESIKSEDSASQGGKSSTASSRIKTKAKKAALAAELASLKEQHELELQEFQLQQKKAKYMLETKLKVTAAEEAVYEQFDQHPSQLDVKIEPTSEELGQQQQPVQPQIQASERDNNVPHENLEDTMPYPQHNQDLYQYQQIQHRLLEAISLSNVEIMKFNGNPLHYHEFMACFDNLIGSSTLDRGTKLMKLYQCCEGDVKNIIQCCMVMDPVLGYQRARELLRERFGSRFKIGEAWIEQITNGSALHANDRTGLRKFADELQVCLETLKALNLTKEISSNRELVKLAERLPFHLKARWLKVVRDIRQRGRSPDITDMVKFVSDAAEEVNDPVFGELTATSPRSASKPSFNKQHSKSSYSTAVTDNSSFPKPKKCFKCYQDHTLFGCDSFKSMTPDERFKFAQENRLCFNCLQHGHTSRFCKLNRTCSVPGCQRKHTKFLHLFRESSSPVRGTPHQEIENKARPNKHLRSSSTQTPFDEIQTAQNSFIKKSVTGAGRCVLPIVPVRVRACGEGNAVETYALLDSGSTSTFCTASLARQLHAVERKQSLNLTTLERSNNMVDTSVVSLIVDTGPDTEIVKLPCVYTRESINIHDSHIAKVDDVTGWHHLDGINVPIVTQHEVGLLIGQDVPGALIPMEVRAADDGPYAIRTKLGWAVSGPVQSKVLHNIHKASASFIDSNSELEDQLQRFWKIEGTIILQRDKDMSLNDRKVLKFWENSIERDNGHYQLPIPFKERPPNLPDTKSQ, via the coding sequence ATGAGTGGATCATCTGAAAGTATCAAGTCCGAGGACTCGGCCAGCCAAGGTGGTAAGAGTTCAACAGCGTCATCGAGGATAAAGACGAAGGCCAAGAAGGCAGCCCTGGCAGCAGAGCTAGCATCCTTGAAGGAACAGCATGAGTTAGAGCTTCAAGAGTTTCAACTACAGCAAAAGAAGGCAAAGTATATGTTAGAAACTAAGCTCAAAGTTACAGCAGCAGAAGAGGCTGTATATGAACAATTTGATCAGCATCCCAGTCAACTCGACGTTAAGATAGAACCCACAAGTGAAGAACTTGGTCAACAGCAGCAGCCTGTTCAGCCACAGATTCAGGCCAGCGAGCGTGACAACAATGTACCGCACGAGAATTTGGAAGACACAATGCCATACCCGCAGCACAACCAAGATTTGTATCAGTATCAGCAAATACAGCATCGTTTGTTGGAAGCAATAAGCCTGTCAAATGTGGAAATCATGAAGTTTAACGGTAACCCTTTACACTATCATGAGTTCATGGCATGTTTTGATAATTTGATAGGCTCGTCTACACTAGACAGAGGGACAAAGCTCATGAAGTTGTATCAGTGCTGTGAAGGGGATGTAAAGAACATCATACAGTGTTGTATGGTAATGGATCCAGTGCTAGGATATCAACGCGCCAGAGAATTACTGAGAGAACGCTTTGGCAGTAGATTTAAGATAGGAGAAGCATGGATTGAACAGATAACTAATGGTTCAGCACTTCATGCAAATGATAGAACTGGACTACGCAAGTTTGCTGACGAATTACAGGTATGTCTTGAGACTCTTAAGGCATTGAATCTGACAAAGGAAATCAGCAGTAACAGAGAGCTGGTCAAACTGGCAGAAAGACTACCATTTCATCTCAAAGCTAGATGGTTGAAAGTAGTGAGAGACATTAGGCAAAGAGGTCGATCTCCAGATATCACTGACATGGTGAAGTTTGTATCTGATGCCGCCGAAGAAGTTAACGATCCAGTCTTCGGTGAGCTGACTGCGACTTCTCCAAGATCAGCATCTAAACCAAGCTTCAACAAGCAACATTCAAAGAGCAGCTACTCTACAGCAGTCACTGATAATTCAAGCTTTCCTAAGCCCAAGAAGTGCTTCAAGTGTTATCAAGACCATACCTTGTTTGGTTGTGACAGCTTTAAGTCCATGACACCTGATGAGAGATTTAAATTTGCACAAGAGAACAGACTATGTTTCAATTGCTTGCAACACGGTCACACCAGCAGATTTTGCAAGTTGAACAGAACATGCTCAGTTCCAGGATGTCAGAGAAAACATACAAAGTTCCTCCACTTATTTCGGGAAAGCTCATCACCTGTAAGAGGTACTCCGCATCAAGAGATAGAGAATAAAGCTCGACCAAATAAACATTTGAGATCTTCTTCCACTCAAACGCCATTTGATGAAATCCAAACAGCACAGAATAGCTTCATCAAGAAATCGGTCACGGGGGCCGGTAGGTGTGTACTCCCCATTGTACCAGTGAGGGTGAGAGCTTGTGGCGAGGGTAATGCTGTTGAAACCTATGCACTCCTGGACAGTGGTTCTACTAGCACCTTTTGTACAGCATCCTTAGCTAGGCAGCTTCATGCAGTGGAAAGGAAACAAAGTCTCAATCTGACAACACTGGAAAGGTCTAACAACATGGTAGATACATCGGTCGTGAGCCTAATAGTAGATACTGGTCCAGATACAGAGATTGTGAAGCTACCATGTGTTTATACTAGAGAGTCCATAAACATTCATGATTCCCATATTGCTAAAGTAGATGATGTGACAGGATGGCACCACCTAGATGGAATCAACGTCCCTATCGTCACACAACATGAAGTTGGACTTTTGATCGGGCAAGATGTTCCCGGAGCATTGATTCCCATGGAGGTTAGAGCAGCCGATGATGGCCCATACGCCATAAGAACCAAATTAGGATGGGCCGTGAGTGGTCCTGTTCAGTCTAAGGTGCTACATAACATACATAAAGCTTCTGCTAGCTTTATTGATAGTAATAGCGAGCTTGAAGATCAACTTCAAAGATTCTGGAAAATTGAAGGCACAATCATTCTTCAGAGGGACAAGGATATGTCTTTGAACGACAGAAAGGTGTTGAAATTCTGGGAGAATAGTATTGAAAGAGATAATGGTCATTATCAATTGCCAATACCGTTCAAGGAAAGGCCACCAAATCTACCAGACACAAAGAGTCAATAA
- the LOC135156447 gene encoding uncharacterized protein LOC135156447: MNVLRDGGFRLHKWISSNPSVLQSIPEEERAKNIKGLDLNRDALPVERALGVTWDVEMDCLLYKFRPRDKPPTRRGILSIVSSIYDPLGYIIPFTLRAKIILQELTRLNLGWDEIIPVTEMEKWNEWLIDLPKMADFQVNRCVKPHNFGEVKEYEVHHFADASEMAYGVSSYLVLKNATGQSYSGLIIAKSHLAPLKRMTIPRLELMAAALAVKLDAFLRRELEIPIKRSVYWTDSTIVLQYIRNEDKRFHTFVANRIAAIRDQSVPSQWHYIKTQCNPADDVTRSMTADELKANSRWLVGPNFIQQNENEWPDDPTTTETVEENDPEVKRRKDTQVFTTDTDQSNTVDSLLTHYSSWHKLKVVVAWILRVRQHLLNKTKGQTCDERSSLDASDMSKAEEAIVRYIQQQTYSKEYKALQQSTAVQGDAAIQVANSSPLSKLNVQFTDGGLICVGGRLQNSPLDEQTKHPVILPPKHHVVKLLIQHYHSLSGHSGKEHVLSLLRERYWILKGRQAVRQVLHNCFTCRRLRASPVEQKMADLPSDRVLPSKPPFSYVGVDVFGPYMIKQGRNLIYFPPWSTRDYQVGQ, from the exons ATGAATGTACTCAGAGATGGTGGATTCAGGTTACATAAATGGATCAGTTCCAATCCATCTGTATTGCAGTCAATCCCCGAAGAAGAGAGAGCTAAAAACATCAAGGGTCTAGATCTTAATCGAGATGCATTACCTGTCGAAAGAGCACTTGGAGTAACCTGGGATGTGGAGATGGACTGCTTGCTGTACAAGTTCAGACCCAGAGACAAACCACCCACAAGACGAGGAATATTGAGTATAGTGTCTTCAATCTACGACCCTCTTGGCTACATTATCCCCTTCACTTTGAGGGCTAAGATAATTCTGCAGGAATTGACCAGACTTAACCTTGGTTGGGATGAGATAATTCCGGTGACCGAAATGGAAAAGTGGAATGAATGGTTAATTGATCTACCCAAGATGGCCGATTTTCAAGTGAACAGATGCGTTAAACCTCATAATTTTGGTGAAGTAAAGGAATATGAAGTACACCACTTTGCAGACGCTTCAGAGATGGCATATGGAGTTTCATCTTACCTAGTGTTGAAGAATGCAACTGGCCAGAGTTATAGTGGGTTGATCATTGCCAAATCACACCTCGCCCCACTAAAGAGAATGACTATCCCTCGACTTGAATTAATGGCGGCCGCTCTTGCAGTAAAATTGGATGCCTTTCTGAGAAGGGAATTGGAAATACCCATCAAGCGATCGGTGTACTGGACCGATAGCACTATAGTTTTGCAGTATATTAGGAACGAGGACAAAAGGTTTCATACCTTCGTGGCCAATAGAATAGCAGCTATTCGAGATCAATCAGTGCCAAGTCAGTGGCATTACATCAAGACTCAGTGTAATCCAGCAGATGATGTCACGAGAAGTATGACGGCTGATGAGCTAAAGGCAAATTCTAGATGGCTTGTAGGTCCAAATTTCATCCAGCAAAACGAAAATGAATGGCCAGATGATCCTACTACAACTGAGACTGTTGAAGAGAATGACCCAGAGGTGAAAAGGAGGAAGGATACTCAGGTATTTACGACTGACACCGACCAATCCAATACAGTAGACAGCCTGTTAACACACTACTCGTCATGGCACAAACTAAAGGTAGTAGTTGCCTGGATCCTTCGAGTGAGACAACACTTGTTGAACAAGACGAAAGGACAAACATGTGATGAAAGGAGCTCACTTGATGCTAGCGATATGAGTAAAGCTGAAGAGGCTATTGTGAGGTACATCCAACAACAGACATATTCCAAGGAATACAAGGCCTTACAGCAAAGCACGGCTGTGCAGGGAGATGCAGCAATTCAAGTAGCCAATTCCAGTCCGCTTTCCAAATTGAATGTCCAGTTTACAGACGGAGGCCTAATATGTGTTGGAGGAAGGCTTCAAAATTCGCCTCTGGACGAGCAGACAAAACATCCAGTTATCCTGCCACCAAAGCATCATGTTGTGAAACTCTTGATACAACATTATCACTCCTTGTCCGGGCACTCAGGAAAGGAACACGTGCTTTCGCTGCTGAGGGAAAGGTACTGGATACTCAAGGGAAGGCAAGCAGTACGGCAAGTATTACACAACTGCTTTACATGTAGAAGACTACGTGCCAGTCCAGTGGAACAGAAAATGGCTGATTTGCCATCAGATAGAGTGTTACCTAGCAAACCTCCCTTCAGCTACGTTGGAGTCGATGTATTTGGACCATACATGATAAAGCAAGGAAGAAATTTG ATTTATTTCCCGCCGTGGTCAACCAGAGATTATCAGGTCGGACAATAG
- the LOC129280991 gene encoding uncharacterized protein LOC129280991: MSGSSESIKSEDSASQGGKSSTASSRIKTKAKKAALAAELASLKEQHELELQEFHLQQKKAQFMLETKLKVAAAEEAVYEQFDQHPSQLDIKIEPTSEELGQQQQPIQPQIQASEHRNNVRQENLEDTMPYPQHNQDLYQYQQIQDRLLEAISLSNVEIMKFNGNPLHYHEFMACFDNLIGSSTLDRGTKLMKLYQCCEGDVKNIIQCCMVMDPVLGYQRARELLRERFGSRFKIGEAWIEQITNGSALHANDRTGLRKFADELQVCLETLKALNLTKEISSNRELVKLAERLPFHLKARWLKVVRDIRQRGRSPDITDMVKFVSDAAEEVNDPVFGELTATSPRSASKPSFNKQHSKSSYSTAVTDNSSFPKPKKCFKCYQDHTLFGCDSFKSLTPDERFKFAQENRLCFNCLQQGHTSRICKLNRTCSVPGCQRKHTKFLHLFRESLSPERGTPHQEIENQPQPNKHLISSSTQTPFDEIQTAQNSFIDKSVTGAGRCVLPIVPVRVRAHNESQSVETYALLDTGSTSTFCTAALSRQLNAVERKQSLNLSTLGRSNSTVDTSVVSLIVDTGKDTEIVKLPRVYTRESINVKESHIAKMEDIRGWNHLEGINIPIVTQHEVGLLIGQDVPGALIPIEIRASEDGPYAVRTKLGWAVSGPVQPKMPEDIHTATTSFVGSDIKLEDGRLQIFRKNESSEVLQKDKVSSINVSNASAFRESSGKKDGVHNLSPTSFEKKTPKLPDDILTAEQRLQSSPKRLLIDDTLQKKHQVDVEHMLSNYSIMKVNKTEQLEDITSLYLPHHLIISPQVISDCVAKHNEEALPDKVPQGPDLANLPRVSPGKPLFGYMYFGVDSFTPYIVKQRNSEKGYG; the protein is encoded by the coding sequence ATGAGTGGATCATCTGAAAGTATCAAGTCCGAGGACTCGGCCAGCCAAGGTGGTAAGAGTTCAACAGCGTCATCGAGGATAAAGACGAAGGCCAAGAAGGCAGCCCTGGCAGCAGAGCTAGCATCCTTGAAGGAACAGCATGAGTTAGAGCTTCAAGAATTTCATCTACAGCAAAAGAAGGCACAGTTTATGTTAGAAACTAAGCTCAAAGTTGCAGCAGCAGAAGAGGCTGTATATGAACAATTTGATCAGCATCCCAGTCAACTCGACATTAAGATAGAACCCACAAGTGAAGAACTTGGTCAACAGCAGCAGCCCATTCAGCCACAGATTCAGGCCAGCGAGCATCGCAACAATGTACGTCAGGAGAATTTGGAAGACACAATGCCATACCCGCAGCACAACCAAGATTTGTATCAGTATCAGCAAATACAGGATCGTTTGTTGGAAGCAATAAGCCTGTCAAATGTGGAAATCATGAAGTTTAACGGTAACCCTTTACACTATCATGAGTTCATGGCATGTTTTGATAATTTGATAGGCTCGTCTACACTAGACAGAGGGACAAAGCTCATGAAGTTGTATCAGTGCTGTGAAGGGGATGTAAAGAACATCATACAGTGTTGTATGGTAATGGATCCAGTGCTAGGATATCAACGCGCCAGAGAATTACTGAGAGAACGCTTTGGCAGTAGATTTAAGATAGGAGAAGCATGGATTGAACAGATAACTAATGGTTCAGCACTTCATGCAAATGATAGAACTGGACTACGCAAGTTTGCTGACGAATTACAGGTATGTCTTGAGACTCTTAAGGCATTGAATCTGACAAAGGAAATCAGCAGTAACAGAGAGCTGGTCAAACTGGCAGAAAGACTACCATTTCATCTCAAAGCTAGATGGTTGAAAGTAGTGAGAGACATTAGGCAAAGAGGTCGATCTCCAGATATCACTGACATGGTGAAGTTTGTATCTGATGCCGCCGAAGAAGTTAACGATCCAGTCTTCGGTGAGCTGACTGCGACTTCTCCAAGATCAGCATCTAAACCAAGCTTCAACAAGCAACATTCAAAGAGCAGCTACTCTACAGCAGTCACTGATAATTCAAGCTTTCCTAAGCCCAAGAAGTGCTTCAAGTGTTATCAAGACCATACCTTGTTTGGTTGTGACAGCTTTAAGTCTCTGACACCTGATGAGAGATTTAAATTTGCACAAGAGAACAGACTATGTTTCAATTGCTTGCAACAAGGTCATACCAGCAGAATTTGTAAGTTGAACCGAACATGCTCAGTACCAGGATGTCAGAGAAAACATACAAAGTTTCTCCACTTATTTCGGGAAAGCTTGTCACCTGAAAGAGGTACTCCGCATCAAGAGATAGAGAATCAGCCTCAACCAAATAAACATTTGATATCATCTTCCACTCAAACGCCATTTGATGAAATCCAAACAGCTCAGAATAGCTTCATTGATAAGTCGGTCACAGGGGCCGGTAGGTGTGTACTTCCCATCGTTCCAGTTAGGGTAAGGGCACACAACGAGAGCCAGTCTGTTGAAACTTACGCACTCCTAGATACTGGTTCTACCAGCACGTTTTGTACAGCAGCCCTATCCAGACAACTTAATGCAGTGGAAAGGAAGCAAAGTCTAAATCTATCAACACTTGGAAGATCTAACAGCACAGTAGATACATCAGTTGTTAGCCTCATAGTAGACACAGGCAAAGATACAGAGATAGTGAAGTTACCACGTGTATATACAAGAGAGTCAATCAACGTCAAAGAATCTCACATCGCCAAGATGGAAGACATCAGAGGATGGAACCACCTAGAAGGAATCAACATTCCTATCGTCACACAACATGAAGTTGGACTTTTGATCGGACAAGATGTGCCTGGAGCATTGATACCTATAGAAATTAGAGCATCCGAGGATGGACCTTATGCTGTAAGAACCAAATTAGGATGGGCAGTAAGTGGTCCTGTCCAGCCCAAGATGCCAGAAGACATACACACAGCTACTACAAGCTTTGTTGGTAGCGACATCAAACTGGAGGATGGCAGACTTCAGATATTCAGGAAGAATGAAAGCTCAGAAGTTCTTCAGAAGGACAAGGTTTCGTCCATCAATGTTAGTAATGCGTCAGCTTTCCGGGAGAGTAGTGGTAAAAAGGATGGAGTTCACAACCTATCGCCAACGTCGTTTGAGAAGAAAACGCCAAAACTACCAGACGACATTTTGACTGCAGAACAGCGTTTGCAGTCGTCACCCAAGAGATTACTGATAGATGATACACTTCAGAAGAAACACCAAGTGGACGTAGAACATATGCTAAGTAACTACTCTATAATGAAAGTTAATAAGACAGAACAATTAGAAGATATAACCTCATTGTACTTACCTCACCATTTAATCATAAGTCCACAAGTTATTAGTGATTGTGTGGCAAAGCATAATGAAGAAGCATTACCTGACAAGGTTCCACAGGGGCCGGACCTGGCCAATCTGCCCAGAGTGTCACCTGGTAAACCTTTATTtggctacatgtattttggagtTGACAGTTTCACACCgtacattgtaaaacaaagaaattcagAAAAGGGATACGGTTGA